The sequence CATCCGGCGGGCGACCCTGGAGGACGTGTTCCTGAAGCTCACCGGCCGGGCGCTCCGGGACTAGAGGGCCGATGCGCGAGATCCTGAACAACCTCTCGCTCCGATCGCTGCGCGTCTGGCAGCGGGACGCGGACGTGTATTTCACCACGTGGAAGACGGAGTTCCTGCCGCCGCTCCTCGAGCCGGTCCTCTACGTGCTCGCGTTCGGGCTCGGTCTCGGACAGCTCATCGGAACCGTGAGCTACGAGGGGCGCACGCTCCGATATCTGGAGTTCATGGCGCCGGGCGTGCTTGCGGTCGCGATCATGTTCTGGGCGTTCTTCGAATCGAGCTTCTCGTCGTACGTGAGGATGTACTACCAGAAGACCTTCGACGCGATCCTCGCGACGCCGCTCCTCGTGGAGGACGTCATCCTGGGGGAGATCCTCTGGGCCACGACGAAGTCGGTGATCGCGTCCACGATCATGCTCGCCATGCTGGGAATCATGGGGCTCGTGTCGTGGCCCTCGGGGCTGCTCGTGATCCCCATCGCCGCGGCCGGCGGGCTCCTCTTCGCGGGGCTCGGCCTCACCTTCACCTCCATGGTGAAGACCATCTCGCAGTTCAACGTGCCCATGTTCGTCGTGATCATGCCCATGTTCACGTTCGGGGGGACGTTCTTCCCCGTCGAGATCCTCCCCCCCTGGGCGCTGGCCGTGGCGTGGGCGCTTCCGCTGACCCACGTCGCGCTCCTCACGAGGTCGGCGGTGCTGGGATTCGCGCATCCGCTCCTTCCGTGGAGCGCGGCGTACGTGATCGTGGCGGGCATCCTCCTCGCGGCGTTCGCGCTCTGGAGGATGAAGCGGAGGCTCGTCCCCTAGCCGGAGCCGCGCGCTAGGGCTCGCGCACCTCGCGCTCGAAGTCCTCGAGCCGCGCGCTCGCCGTGTTCCGCGTGGCCGCGTCCGAGGCGCCGAGCTGGATCGCGCGGCGATAGTGGTGGGTGATCGCCTCCACCGTGGCCGAGTCCGGAACGGACGACCCGAGCTGGATCCTCGCGGCTTCGGCGAGGTAGAGCCGTACCCGCGCCGAGTCCAGGGCCGTCGCGGCGCCGCCCGTACGGTACACGTTGCGGAGCACCGGCTCCGCGCGGAGCACGAGGTCATCGGACACGCCCGGACTCCACACCGGAGGCAGCGCGAATCGGCGTAGCGTCGACGCGAACGCGGACTCCGCGGCGCCCGCCTGGTCCTTCATGAAGGCCGCTCCGGTCTCGGCCTGGGGCGCGGGCGCGGCCGCCTGAGCCCGCGGTTCCAGGGGAGGCGCATCCTGCCGCTCCTGATTGGAGGCGCTGCCGATCCCGCGAGCCAGCTTCTGCTCGCCGCGAGTCCCCGCGGCGTCCGACTCCGCTGGAGCCTGGCTCGTCCCCTCGGACTTCCGCTTCGACTCCTCGGCGTTCGAGGAGAGCCTCTCGTC is a genomic window of Candidatus Eisenbacteria bacterium containing:
- a CDS encoding ABC transporter permease, encoding MREILNNLSLRSLRVWQRDADVYFTTWKTEFLPPLLEPVLYVLAFGLGLGQLIGTVSYEGRTLRYLEFMAPGVLAVAIMFWAFFESSFSSYVRMYYQKTFDAILATPLLVEDVILGEILWATTKSVIASTIMLAMLGIMGLVSWPSGLLVIPIAAAGGLLFAGLGLTFTSMVKTISQFNVPMFVVIMPMFTFGGTFFPVEILPPWALAVAWALPLTHVALLTRSAVLGFAHPLLPWSAAYVIVAGILLAAFALWRMKRRLVP